Proteins found in one Agaribacterium sp. ZY112 genomic segment:
- a CDS encoding NADAR family protein — MFQPDLSKEEAFKFSRFDPESPLSSCSAHPIVLEDKNWLTCEHYFSSKILRSASLAHKVENTHSALAAAELAAPWYRFKIRDYKKLRAVLMTRALYTKVQMYDEVKEALLATGDELLLETSLYDYYWGVGRDGRGLNTMGKVWMDIRSKLKDA, encoded by the coding sequence GTGTTTCAACCCGATTTAAGTAAAGAAGAAGCGTTTAAGTTCAGCCGTTTTGACCCTGAAAGCCCTCTCTCAAGTTGTTCGGCCCATCCTATTGTGCTCGAAGATAAAAACTGGCTCACCTGTGAGCACTATTTCAGTAGCAAGATTCTTCGCTCTGCTTCATTGGCTCATAAAGTAGAAAACACTCATAGTGCTTTGGCTGCAGCAGAGCTTGCAGCACCTTGGTATCGTTTTAAAATTCGCGACTATAAAAAGCTGCGCGCTGTCTTGATGACCCGCGCTCTTTATACCAAGGTGCAAATGTACGATGAGGTTAAAGAGGCCTTATTGGCGACCGGTGACGAGCTTTTACTAGAGACCTCTCTCTATGATTATTACTGGGGGGTTGGTCGCGATGGCCGTGGCTTAAATACGATGGGCAAAGTGTGGATGGATATTCGCAGCAAGCTTAAGGACGCGTAA
- a CDS encoding RNA polymerase sigma factor, which produces MEAVAQPTWRYLRRFPNAFSASPYGTMLEGIKQQIKMRQIDEQLIRDSQRGDRVAFARLLHVIYDLIYRFALKLLGKVEDAEDLTQQACIKLAKVIKQFRFESAFSSWLYKLVYNLSLDWRRKQGRHKLEAIDESSAVADKAKGEAQVELERVLALVDKMGKGMKETLILVHGEGCSHKEAAEILGVKESTVSWRLHEIRKQLQMLEANNER; this is translated from the coding sequence ATGGAAGCGGTGGCGCAGCCTACATGGAGGTATTTACGGCGTTTTCCGAATGCCTTTTCAGCAAGCCCCTATGGCACAATGCTTGAGGGCATAAAGCAGCAAATAAAAATGCGACAAATAGACGAACAATTAATACGAGATAGTCAGCGCGGGGATCGTGTCGCTTTTGCTCGCCTGTTGCATGTGATTTATGACCTGATTTACCGCTTTGCGCTGAAACTACTCGGCAAGGTTGAAGATGCTGAGGATCTGACTCAGCAGGCCTGTATTAAGCTGGCGAAGGTGATTAAGCAGTTCCGTTTTGAATCGGCTTTTAGCTCTTGGCTCTACAAGCTGGTTTACAACCTCAGTCTCGATTGGCGGCGCAAGCAGGGGCGGCACAAGCTTGAGGCTATCGATGAAAGCTCAGCTGTTGCAGATAAGGCTAAGGGCGAGGCTCAAGTGGAGCTCGAACGAGTATTGGCGCTGGTCGATAAGATGGGTAAAGGCATGAAAGAAACCCTGATTTTGGTTCACGGTGAGGGCTGCAGCCACAAAGAAGCGGCTGAAATACTCGGGGTGAAAGAGAGTACGGTGAGCTGGCGCTTGCACGAAATTCGTAAACAGCTACAAATGCTGGAGGCGAACAATGAACGATAA
- a CDS encoding BamA/TamA family outer membrane protein, with the protein MNIFSLRSLCTSALFLAAALSTQAADFFDPIDGQLDMSQFLSENAYGFLPVPIIITDPSVDGGLGMMGLFFHENEEDKEARLKAMQSATSNAGKYLMPPSVSAVAGVKTGNDSWFVGGGHMGFFKHGDIRYTGGGGYGDVNLDFYGSGSIQLQKPVEINTKATVVMQNLKFRLGKSNWFLGPTQQYINSEISPVTLGTIEDYLPPAWSEQLKKWLTVDVTTSALGAVLEYDSRDNIFTPTSGYQYQFNAKRFDEAIGSDIDYSLMSLQGLNYWPLSERMRVGLKVAGEKANADGFLPPFAMPSVSLRGIPAMRYQGMKVAMTEAEFGYGFTPRWRGLLFGGSGRAATSDEELFDSKALNTYGAGFRYQIARRYGFDMGMDFAEGPDGLVWYITAGSAWSGM; encoded by the coding sequence ATGAACATATTCTCTTTGCGTAGTCTCTGTACATCAGCTCTTTTTTTAGCTGCTGCTCTTTCGACTCAAGCGGCTGATTTTTTTGACCCTATTGATGGGCAGTTGGATATGTCGCAGTTTTTATCTGAAAATGCTTATGGCTTTTTACCTGTACCTATCATTATTACTGACCCTTCTGTTGATGGAGGTTTGGGCATGATGGGGCTGTTTTTTCATGAGAATGAAGAAGATAAAGAAGCACGTTTAAAAGCTATGCAAAGTGCTACAAGTAATGCTGGTAAGTATTTGATGCCGCCAAGTGTCAGTGCTGTTGCTGGTGTGAAAACAGGTAATGACAGTTGGTTTGTGGGTGGCGGCCACATGGGCTTTTTTAAGCACGGCGATATTCGTTATACCGGTGGTGGAGGTTATGGTGATGTGAACCTCGACTTTTATGGCTCTGGCTCTATTCAGCTTCAAAAGCCTGTTGAGATTAATACCAAGGCAACGGTGGTGATGCAGAATTTAAAGTTCCGTTTGGGTAAATCAAACTGGTTCTTAGGGCCGACTCAGCAATACATCAATTCAGAAATATCACCTGTAACGTTAGGTACAATAGAAGATTATTTACCACCGGCTTGGAGTGAGCAGCTTAAGAAATGGCTAACTGTTGATGTAACAACCTCTGCTTTAGGTGCTGTGCTTGAATACGACTCCCGCGATAATATTTTTACGCCTACCTCAGGTTATCAATACCAGTTTAATGCTAAGCGTTTTGACGAAGCGATTGGCAGTGACATCGACTATAGCTTGATGAGTTTACAAGGCTTAAATTATTGGCCTTTATCCGAACGTATGCGTGTGGGCCTAAAAGTCGCTGGTGAAAAAGCTAATGCTGATGGTTTTTTACCTCCATTTGCAATGCCTTCGGTAAGCTTGCGTGGAATCCCAGCTATGCGTTATCAGGGCATGAAAGTTGCCATGACAGAAGCTGAATTTGGTTATGGTTTTACCCCTCGCTGGCGAGGTTTGCTCTTTGGTGGCTCTGGCCGTGCAGCTACAAGCGATGAAGAGCTATTTGATAGTAAAGCGTTAAATACTTACGGAGCTGGGTTTCGTTATCAAATCGCTCGGCGTTATGGTTTTGATATGGGCATGGACTTTGCCGAAGGCCCCGACGGTTTAGTTTGGTATATCACCGCCGGTTCTGCTTGGTCGGGTATGTAG
- a CDS encoding von Willebrand factor type A domain-containing protein, with amino-acid sequence MNDKQLKELFLKARQEGEGFEEPRAEAKRQAIDAALAEFEAAEKKDSTFFQGICKWLRLSRANSSTEDRSMNRYLIPGLGAGAATVFSLLFLVLLVDFDVSQRPLSSSPDDFVVADLTSSAKTRPADKALEEELIVTGIRASFDEAPEMERAAPAAKPMMAQATAAKRKMEASAFYAPSADMPAQSQQEHRDQFEHTELSGIKLVSKEPVSTFSVDVDTASYSYVRRALNEGRLPPADSVRIEEMLNYFDYNYPAPTDSSEPFNVSTWLSDSPWNEGKKLLHIGIKGYELEAQPKSNLVFLLDVSGSMGSADKLPLVKQSMNLLLSKLRKDDTVSIVVYAGAAGTVLEPTKVADKQKILSALNRLEAGGSTAGGQGIELAYQLAEANFDKEAVNRIILATDGDFNVGIRDRETLKNFVERKRDKGVFLSVLGFGRGNYNDQLMQELAQNGNGVAAYIDTLGEAKKVLVEEAHASLFPIAKDVKIQLEFNPALVSEYRLIGYETRALSNEDFNNDKVDAGDIGAGHKVTAIYELTPAASASQSHEPLRYANKAKRATDHSAEWAFVKVRYKLPSDSKSQLIEQGINKAQEQLSAELKQEFEFATAVAGFAQLLKDGRYVNDWALDDALALAKANRGDDNFGYRSEFVQLIRKAQVASDM; translated from the coding sequence ATGAACGATAAACAACTAAAAGAGCTGTTTCTTAAAGCCAGGCAGGAAGGCGAAGGCTTTGAAGAGCCGCGAGCCGAGGCGAAGAGGCAGGCCATTGATGCTGCTCTGGCCGAGTTTGAAGCGGCAGAGAAAAAAGATTCAACTTTTTTCCAAGGAATTTGCAAGTGGCTGCGTCTTAGTAGGGCAAATAGCTCAACTGAGGACAGATCCATGAATCGTTATTTAATCCCCGGTCTTGGTGCCGGAGCTGCTACCGTTTTTTCCCTATTGTTTTTGGTGTTGCTTGTCGACTTCGATGTTAGCCAACGGCCTTTAAGTTCCAGCCCTGATGATTTTGTTGTTGCTGACTTAACAAGCTCGGCCAAAACAAGACCCGCCGATAAAGCCCTTGAAGAAGAGCTTATTGTGACAGGCATACGTGCCAGTTTTGATGAAGCGCCAGAAATGGAGCGGGCTGCCCCCGCTGCCAAACCTATGATGGCGCAGGCTACTGCCGCTAAGCGTAAAATGGAAGCCTCCGCTTTTTATGCTCCCTCGGCGGATATGCCAGCGCAGTCTCAACAAGAACATCGCGACCAATTTGAGCACACGGAGCTAAGTGGCATTAAGCTCGTTAGCAAAGAGCCCGTTTCCACCTTCAGTGTCGATGTCGATACCGCTTCTTATAGTTATGTGCGCCGCGCCTTAAATGAAGGCCGCCTGCCTCCGGCTGACAGTGTGCGTATAGAGGAAATGCTAAATTACTTCGATTACAACTACCCCGCACCAACTGATAGCAGTGAGCCATTTAATGTCTCGACTTGGCTGAGTGACAGTCCCTGGAATGAAGGTAAAAAGCTACTGCATATCGGTATCAAAGGTTACGAGCTGGAAGCTCAACCTAAGAGCAACCTGGTGTTTTTACTTGATGTCAGTGGTTCCATGGGCAGTGCGGATAAGTTACCGCTGGTGAAGCAGAGCATGAATCTATTGCTCAGCAAGCTTAGGAAAGACGATACGGTGTCCATTGTAGTTTATGCCGGCGCCGCAGGTACGGTGCTTGAGCCAACTAAGGTAGCCGATAAACAAAAGATACTCAGTGCTCTAAATCGCCTAGAAGCGGGTGGTTCAACTGCTGGTGGTCAGGGCATAGAGCTGGCCTATCAGTTGGCTGAAGCCAACTTCGACAAAGAGGCGGTGAATAGAATTATCTTGGCCACCGATGGCGACTTTAATGTGGGCATTCGCGATAGAGAAACACTCAAAAACTTTGTTGAACGCAAGCGCGACAAGGGGGTTTTCTTAAGTGTGCTTGGTTTTGGTCGCGGCAACTATAACGATCAGCTAATGCAGGAACTGGCGCAAAACGGCAACGGCGTGGCGGCTTATATTGATACCTTGGGAGAGGCGAAAAAAGTCTTGGTTGAAGAAGCTCACGCGAGCCTCTTTCCCATCGCTAAGGATGTCAAAATCCAGCTCGAGTTTAATCCGGCCCTAGTCAGTGAGTATCGACTTATTGGTTATGAAACTCGCGCCTTGAGTAATGAAGACTTTAATAACGATAAGGTCGATGCCGGTGATATCGGTGCAGGCCATAAAGTGACGGCGATTTATGAGCTCACTCCGGCGGCTTCTGCGAGCCAGAGCCACGAGCCTTTACGTTATGCCAATAAAGCTAAAAGGGCCACAGATCACAGTGCCGAATGGGCATTTGTTAAAGTTCGTTACAAACTGCCAAGTGATAGTAAATCTCAGTTGATAGAGCAGGGTATAAACAAGGCTCAGGAGCAGCTTAGCGCAGAGCTTAAGCAGGAATTTGAGTTCGCCACGGCTGTGGCAGGGTTTGCTCAGTTGCTAAAAGATGGGCGTTACGTAAATGACTGGGCTCTAGATGATGCTCTAGCTTTGGCTAAAGCAAATCGCGGAGACGATAACTTTGGTTATCGCTCCGAGTTTGTACAGCTGATTCGCAAGGCTCAAGTGGCTAGCGATATGTAG
- a CDS encoding PilZ domain-containing protein — MSDESERRRYTRVDFDTAATLVQADTVFHTKVIDISLNGVLLETPNNYQLRTDMSADISIFLSEDTEVQMKVQMVHSGSDCLGFRCTSIDVESASHLRRLIELNIDDANAAERVIDELLNNH, encoded by the coding sequence ATGTCCGATGAAAGCGAACGCAGGCGCTATACTCGCGTCGATTTTGATACCGCAGCCACCTTGGTTCAGGCAGATACCGTCTTTCATACCAAAGTCATCGATATCAGCCTAAACGGGGTGCTATTAGAAACCCCTAATAATTATCAATTACGCACCGATATGAGTGCCGATATAAGCATATTTCTAAGTGAAGACACCGAAGTACAAATGAAGGTACAGATGGTTCATAGCGGCAGTGACTGCTTGGGCTTTCGTTGTACCAGCATTGATGTAGAAAGCGCTAGTCATTTACGCCGCTTGATCGAGCTTAATATTGACGATGCCAACGCCGCTGAGCGTGTCATCGATGAGCTGCTAAATAATCACTAA
- a CDS encoding PilZ domain-containing protein — protein MNTEKDFDDMRSTPRFRLRSYVNLEDSEQDLDAHLLNISEGGALIAVLGDFELELGEKLNVNIELDCAAKLELSGHISHIKEHYVGLTCEGRRHSEQRRLKQLLEQLEEAR, from the coding sequence GTGAACACAGAAAAAGACTTTGACGATATGCGTAGTACACCGCGGTTTCGACTTCGTAGCTACGTTAATTTAGAAGATAGTGAACAGGATCTCGATGCCCATCTGCTCAATATTAGTGAGGGAGGAGCGCTAATAGCCGTACTCGGCGACTTTGAACTTGAGCTAGGTGAGAAGCTGAACGTCAATATCGAGCTCGACTGCGCGGCCAAACTCGAACTCAGTGGCCATATCAGCCATATCAAAGAACACTATGTAGGTCTAACTTGCGAGGGGCGCCGCCACAGTGAACAGCGCCGCCTTAAACAACTACTCGAGCAACTTGAAGAAGCTCGCTAG
- the radA gene encoding DNA repair protein RadA: protein MAKAKTAFVCNDCGADYSKWQGQCSECQAWNTVVEVRLGPAKKKTSSFQGYAGGQQSNLSKLSEIKLEALPRFSSGMEEFDRVLGGGFVPGSVVLLGGHPGAGKSTLLLQTLCALAENHSALYVTGEESPQQVALRAQRLKLPMDKLDLLSATNVEEILFQAEQTKPKLLVVDSIQVVHLDDVSSAPGSVTQVRESAAQLTRYAKQSGAVLILVGHVTKDGSLAGPKVLEHIIDCSIMIEGTHDSRFRTLRGHKNRFGAVNELGVFAMSELGLKEVSNPSAIFLQRSDDVSSGSVVMVVWEGTRPLLVEIQSLVDASSFGNPRRVAVGLEQNRLNMLLAVLHKHGGLMIGDQDVFVNAVGGVKIIETSADLALILALVSSFRERPLPRDLVVFGEIGLAGEIRPVPSGLERLKEAAKHGFKQAVVPAANAPREAIKGLKVKAVKTLTEALEAIE from the coding sequence GTGGCAAAAGCAAAAACGGCCTTTGTCTGTAACGACTGCGGTGCCGATTACAGTAAGTGGCAAGGGCAGTGTTCAGAATGCCAAGCTTGGAATACCGTTGTTGAAGTGCGGTTGGGGCCTGCCAAGAAAAAAACAAGCTCTTTTCAGGGCTATGCCGGTGGCCAGCAGAGTAATTTATCCAAATTAAGCGAGATCAAACTTGAAGCGCTACCTCGTTTTAGTTCGGGAATGGAAGAGTTTGATCGAGTGCTTGGTGGCGGTTTTGTGCCGGGTTCGGTGGTCTTATTGGGGGGGCACCCTGGTGCCGGAAAGTCGACACTGCTTTTGCAAACCTTGTGCGCTTTAGCTGAAAACCACAGCGCGCTTTATGTAACAGGTGAAGAAAGCCCTCAGCAAGTGGCTTTAAGGGCGCAGCGTTTAAAGTTGCCGATGGATAAATTGGATTTATTGTCGGCAACCAATGTTGAAGAGATCCTATTTCAGGCCGAGCAAACGAAACCCAAGTTACTAGTGGTGGATTCGATTCAAGTTGTGCACTTGGATGATGTCAGTTCTGCGCCGGGTTCGGTGACTCAAGTACGAGAGAGTGCTGCGCAATTAACTCGTTATGCCAAGCAAAGTGGAGCAGTGCTGATTTTAGTTGGACATGTCACTAAAGACGGTTCTTTAGCAGGGCCGAAGGTACTTGAGCATATTATTGATTGCTCAATCATGATTGAAGGCACTCACGACAGCCGTTTTAGAACCTTGAGGGGGCATAAAAATCGTTTTGGTGCGGTGAATGAACTCGGTGTGTTTGCGATGAGTGAGCTTGGCCTTAAAGAGGTGAGTAATCCATCCGCTATATTTTTGCAGCGCAGTGATGATGTCAGCTCGGGCTCTGTGGTTATGGTGGTTTGGGAGGGAACTCGTCCGCTCTTAGTTGAGATTCAATCTTTAGTGGATGCTTCAAGTTTTGGTAATCCTCGGCGTGTTGCTGTCGGTCTTGAACAGAATCGTTTAAATATGCTGCTGGCTGTTTTACATAAACACGGTGGTTTGATGATTGGCGATCAAGACGTTTTTGTAAATGCGGTTGGTGGTGTAAAGATTATTGAGACCAGTGCTGACTTGGCTTTAATTCTTGCATTGGTTTCAAGTTTTAGAGAGCGCCCATTGCCGCGTGATTTAGTGGTTTTTGGTGAGATTGGTTTAGCCGGTGAGATTCGTCCTGTGCCTAGTGGTCTTGAGCGTTTAAAAGAAGCCGCAAAGCATGGTTTTAAACAGGCTGTTGTTCCGGCCGCCAATGCACCGAGAGAAGCCATTAAAGGGTTGAAGGTAAAAGCGGTAAAAACCTTAACCGAAGCCTTGGAAGCGATTGAATAG
- a CDS encoding DnaT-like ssDNA-binding domain-containing protein yields the protein MPSSLIPEKPLLIYPSLASTLGLEQACMLAGLNDRVMSEQAQISGGFRWYQLNLKQLQQIFPFWQNRDLQRLITDLREKGVIVVNSPPLESCQRLQFAFNEQQVNTNQTTSSAQNPLSTHSIPVVNTQPREQGYTQEQQPHYAQAQRPQAQETPASGQISNQANTPRGEPHSHFLSKNIIAPNWRPDETTLSQLAQHNIQRDFALQQVPEFVTYWRERGERHHSWGSKFMQQCIRKWRDHESLRFRQEQQNPISHDWKPSLDAMEILVEKAAIKRAFVEDAIPEFILYWRERGESHTTWNTKFVQHVRIQWAKYTSAIEHNTDPRPMPANWQPSSDVFDVLRLANIDLNFAKSLIAEFVIYWRDRGQLCGSWNTKYLQHIKRMWAQRHDSATADTNANSRSTREIRLEEELTDRSWAN from the coding sequence ATGCCAAGTTCCCTGATTCCTGAAAAGCCTCTACTTATTTACCCGTCTCTAGCCAGCACACTTGGCTTAGAGCAGGCCTGCATGCTCGCTGGCCTAAATGACCGCGTAATGAGCGAACAAGCCCAGATCAGCGGTGGTTTTCGTTGGTACCAATTAAACCTTAAGCAACTGCAGCAGATATTTCCTTTTTGGCAAAATCGAGATTTACAAAGACTGATTACTGACTTACGCGAAAAAGGCGTCATCGTTGTTAACTCACCGCCTTTAGAAAGCTGCCAACGGCTGCAATTTGCATTTAATGAGCAACAAGTAAATACAAACCAAACAACAAGCAGTGCGCAAAATCCTCTTAGCACCCACAGTATTCCTGTGGTCAATACCCAGCCCAGAGAACAAGGCTATACACAAGAGCAACAGCCACACTATGCCCAAGCGCAACGCCCCCAAGCTCAGGAAACTCCAGCGTCGGGGCAAATAAGCAATCAAGCCAATACACCACGCGGCGAACCTCACTCTCACTTTTTAAGTAAAAACATCATTGCGCCAAACTGGCGACCCGATGAGACCACACTCAGCCAACTCGCCCAGCATAATATCCAGCGTGACTTTGCCCTTCAGCAAGTGCCCGAGTTTGTAACCTACTGGCGTGAGCGCGGTGAGCGACACCACAGCTGGGGCAGTAAATTTATGCAGCAATGTATTCGCAAATGGCGCGATCACGAAAGCCTGCGCTTTCGCCAAGAGCAACAAAACCCTATCAGCCATGACTGGAAACCCAGCTTGGATGCCATGGAAATATTGGTCGAAAAAGCAGCTATCAAGCGCGCTTTTGTGGAAGATGCTATCCCCGAGTTTATTTTATATTGGCGTGAACGCGGTGAAAGTCACACCACTTGGAATACCAAGTTTGTGCAGCATGTTCGTATTCAATGGGCCAAATACACCTCGGCAATTGAACACAATACCGACCCTCGACCTATGCCTGCAAACTGGCAGCCATCCAGCGATGTGTTTGATGTATTGCGCTTAGCCAATATCGATTTAAACTTCGCTAAGAGTTTAATTGCAGAATTTGTAATATATTGGCGTGATCGAGGCCAGCTATGCGGCTCGTGGAATACCAAGTATTTACAGCATATAAAACGCATGTGGGCACAACGTCACGACTCAGCGACAGCAGATACTAACGCCAACAGCCGCTCAACAAGAGAGATTCGACTTGAAGAAGAACTTACAGACCGAAGCTGGGCAAACTAA
- a CDS encoding replication protein P produces the protein MKKNLQTEAGQTKASGQAQASAQQSVQHALIDALNQVFALFKRNYHNQFFKAYAQESDVIAVKRLWLENLKSYDAQTILEASMAVVKTSEFLPTLKTMLNHCERVSKRALPDVRTAYAEACNASSPKIEQNWSHPAVYLTGRDIGWHFLQSNTENVAFPVFKERYLSMVERARAGEQFALPEVQVAGHIEQQPASQETTQKYMDSLQSLFDEQK, from the coding sequence TTGAAGAAGAACTTACAGACCGAAGCTGGGCAAACTAAAGCCTCGGGCCAAGCGCAAGCATCAGCTCAGCAATCGGTACAACACGCCTTGATCGATGCTTTAAATCAGGTTTTTGCTCTATTTAAACGCAACTATCACAACCAGTTCTTTAAGGCTTACGCTCAAGAAAGTGATGTTATTGCAGTAAAACGCTTATGGCTAGAAAACCTAAAAAGCTACGATGCTCAAACCATACTTGAAGCGTCCATGGCTGTGGTAAAAACCTCGGAGTTCTTACCCACCTTAAAAACCATGCTCAACCACTGCGAGAGAGTTAGCAAGCGAGCCCTGCCGGATGTTCGCACGGCCTATGCCGAAGCCTGTAATGCCTCTTCACCTAAAATCGAGCAAAACTGGAGCCACCCTGCAGTCTATTTAACGGGGCGTGATATTGGCTGGCATTTCTTGCAGAGCAACACTGAAAATGTCGCTTTTCCCGTATTTAAAGAGCGCTACTTAAGCATGGTTGAACGCGCTCGAGCTGGTGAACAGTTTGCTTTGCCGGAAGTACAAGTTGCAGGGCACATTGAACAACAGCCGGCCAGCCAAGAAACCACTCAAAAATACATGGATTCATTGCAGTCGTTGTTTGATGAGCAGAAATAA